In Roseibium algicola, the DNA window GACCTCTTCGGCCTGCTGGTCGAGAGAAAGGTTGCGGTGAATGACGCCAATGCCACCAGCCTGAGCCATGGCGATTGCCAGACGGCCTTCGGTAACTGTGTCCATTGCCGACGAGATGATCGGAATATTGAGTTCAAGTTCCCGTGTGACCCGGGTGCGCAGGTCAACTTCACCCGGCATGACTTCCGAGTGGCCAGGGATCAGCAAGACATCGTCAAACGTCAGGGCTTGCTGTCCAGTGGTAGGGACATAGAAGGATGCCATTGCCAATTCCCCTTTGTAAAAAAATAGCTGAGACGCACGCTTTGATCAAAAGCCTGCATCTTTCGAGTCGCTTCGGCTGTGCCGGAGAAGTTGGCGCGGGTCAATAACACGCAGGTGACAGAAAGAAAAGGGGTGACGCCCGCTATGGTGCGTTCCCCCTGTATCTCTTGGCAAACCGGCTTCCCGGTCGAGTTGAAAACGGTTCAGTCCGGATCAAGATCACTTCCGCGAAAGCCCTTCGCGATCACATAAAGTTCCGGGCTTTCCTTGCGGCTTGCCGGCGGTTTCAAATGGGCCACCGATTTGAATTCGCGTTTCAGGTCGTTAAGCAGTGCATTTTCCGTCCCGCCCCGAAAAACCTTCGCCAGGAACGAGCCACCCGGAACGAGGTTGCGTCTCGCGAAATCGATTGCGATCTCGAAAAGATGCGTTGTGCGCAAATGGTCGGTCTGCTTGTGGCCGGTAGTCGGCGCCGCCATGTCGGACAGAACGACATCGGGCTTGTGGCCACCGAGCGCTTCCAGCAAGGCGGCTGGAGCATCGTCGTCCAGGAAGTCTTTTTGCAGGAATGTCGTTCCTCGCACGTGGTCCATTTCCAGATAGTCGATCCCGACCACCTTGGGCGCTTCCACGGAGGACTGCACTCTTTCCACAGCAACCTGACACCAGCCCCCCGGTGCGCAACCAAGATCGACCACCCGGTAACCGGGTTTCAGCAATTTGTGCTTGTCGTCGATCTCTATCAGCTTGTAGGCAGCTCGCGACCTGTAACCGTCCATCTTCGCGCGGCGCACATATGGATCGTTCAATTGCCTCTGCAGCCAACGCGTGGAGGATTCGCGCCGACCAGCGGACGTCTTCACCTTGACGTGGAGACCTCGGTCGCCTGTTCCCTTTTTGCCCTGACTCATGTTCTGTTCCCTTGGCGCCCGCGATTATGCCGAGAGCCGTTTTTGCGGTGCGACCAGACACCATCGGCCGCCATCAATTCTGTAAGAATGCCTTCGCGAAGTCCTCTGTCCGCGACGCGCAGACGTGAGCAACTCCAGCGGCGGCGGATAGCTTCCAGGATGGCACAACCTGCCAGAACAAGATCAGCCCTATCCGCACCAATGCATGGATTATCCACGCGTGCCTCATAAGGCATGTCGCGCAGCTGATCAATCATTCTGGAGACGTCCCCATCTTCCAGCCAGGTACCGTCGACCCTGCGCCTGTCATAACGTTTCAGGCCCAGATGGACACCGGCCAGTGTGGTGACCGTACCAGATGTTCCGAGCATATGGACCCTGCCCGACGCGATAGCTTCGGTCAGGTTATTAGCAAGATTGAACGCTGCCAGATGTTCGGCGGCATCTTCAATCATGGCTTCGAAGATATCCGGTGTCACGTGAACACCGCCGTGACGCTCTGCAAGGTTGACGACGCCGACCGGCAACGAGATCCAAGACCGGATGAAGCGGGTCAATGCATAGCCCCGCGCGCCACATCGGTTGCGCAGGTCCAGCCAGACGATCTCCGAGGAACCTCCGCCGATATCGAACAGAATCACGCCATCGGCGTCGTGATCCACAAGCGAAGCGCATCCGGCGACTGCCAGGCGGGCCTCTGTCTCGCGGTTCACGACCTCGAGCGCCAAACCTGTCTCCGCCTTCACCCTTTCGATGAAGTCAGCGCCATTTTCGGCTGCCCGGCAGGCCTCTGTCGCGATAAGCCTTGAGCGAGCAACCCCTCTGTCGGCAAGTTTCCGGTGGCATTGGGCAAGAGCATCGATTGCCCGCTCCATGGCCGCATCGCTCAACATTCTGTTCGAGCCGACACCTTCTCCGAGGCGCACTATTCGGGAATAGGCGTCGACCACACGAAATCCGCGATCTTCAGGTCTGGCGATCAAAAGACGACA includes these proteins:
- a CDS encoding Ppx/GppA phosphatase family protein; the protein is MSGTSGAPREPGGTSRRRRKRKSGKRPKGNSATQANGVVNGVPETDGQIPSSAVTGPVDQALAAQEQPARKSEGASTSQKRRKKRKRGRAANGEGVLNVQAGGLNQDGAERQPDTTTSLKGKKAARRRGRRRKQSANGAESVPVARTNDGDIVVSSKTLEKSTGTPSHRNHELRMRRDGENRPSASRKEQVDGSRNPAPYDRSTGRNNSPLYAALDLGTNNCRLLIARPEDRGFRVVDAYSRIVRLGEGVGSNRMLSDAAMERAIDALAQCHRKLADRGVARSRLIATEACRAAENGADFIERVKAETGLALEVVNRETEARLAVAGCASLVDHDADGVILFDIGGGSSEIVWLDLRNRCGARGYALTRFIRSWISLPVGVVNLAERHGGVHVTPDIFEAMIEDAAEHLAAFNLANNLTEAIASGRVHMLGTSGTVTTLAGVHLGLKRYDRRRVDGTWLEDGDVSRMIDQLRDMPYEARVDNPCIGADRADLVLAGCAILEAIRRRWSCSRLRVADRGLREGILTELMAADGVWSHRKNGSRHNRGRQGNRT
- a CDS encoding RlmE family RNA methyltransferase produces the protein MSQGKKGTGDRGLHVKVKTSAGRRESSTRWLQRQLNDPYVRRAKMDGYRSRAAYKLIEIDDKHKLLKPGYRVVDLGCAPGGWCQVAVERVQSSVEAPKVVGIDYLEMDHVRGTTFLQKDFLDDDAPAALLEALGGHKPDVVLSDMAAPTTGHKQTDHLRTTHLFEIAIDFARRNLVPGGSFLAKVFRGGTENALLNDLKREFKSVAHLKPPASRKESPELYVIAKGFRGSDLDPD